Part of the Thermodesulfobacteriota bacterium genome is shown below.
CCCCGACTCCGGGAGCCGTTAGAAATTCTCGGGAACCCGGGATCCCATAGAGTGCGTCACCTCTTGGGGGCCTCAAAGGGACCGCACGGCGCGCCCGAATGCCCCGTCCAAATCGAAATCGATATCGAGGGCGACCTCGACCCCGACTCCGATCCCGATTTCGATCGCGATTTGGATTTCGCTCCGTGAGGGGATAGGGGGGCTGAGCCAGTCCGGAGAGCGCGTGGCGCACCAACGCAAGACGCCCCGCCGGGGTCGGCGGGGCGTCTTGCGTTTCCAGCGAGGGACTTCTTACGCGGCCAGGGTCGCCCGGATGTCCGCCTCGGGGGTGCTGATGGGCTTGATGTCGAAGTTGTCCACCAGCACCTGGAGCACGTTGGGGGTCACGAAGGCCGGCAGACTGGGGCCGAGCCGGATGCCCTTGATGCCCAGGTGGAGCAGCGTGAGCAGGATCGCCACCGCCTTCTGCTCGTACCAGGAGCAGATGATGGACAGCGGCAGGTCGTTCACGCCGCAGTTGAAGGCGCCCGCCAGGGCCACGGCGATCTGCACCGCCGAGTAGGCGTCGTTGCACTGGCCCACGTCGAGCAGCCGCGGGATGCCCCCGATGTCGCCGAGCTTCTTGTCGAAGAACCGGAACTTTCCGCACGCGAGCGTGAGCACCACCGTGTCCTTCGGGGTCTTCTCGACGAACTCGGTATAGTAGTTGCGGCCGGGCTTGGCGCCGTCGCACCCGCCCACCAGGTAGAAGTGCTTGATGGCGCCGCTCTTGACCGCCCCGATCACCTTGTCCGCCACCCCGAGCACCGCGTTTCGCCCGAAGCCGGTGAGCACCGAACCCTTGTCCTCATCCGAGGCGAAGCCCGGCATCGCCAGGGCCTTCTCGATCACCGGCCCGAAGGCGCCGTTCTTCACGTGCTTGATCCCCGGCCAGCCCACCAGGCCCGTGGTGAACACGCGGTCCGCGTAGTCGGACTGGGGCTCCTGGATGCAGTTGGTGGTAAAGAGGATCGCACCCGGGAAGCCGGGGAACTCCTTGCGCTGGTTCTGCCAGGCGGTGCCGTAGTGCCCGTAGAAGTGCTTGTACTTCTTGAGCCCCGGGTACCCGTGGCAGGGCAGCATCTCCCCATGGGTGTACACGGTGATGCCCTTGCCCTCGGTCTGCTTGAGCAGGTCATCGAGATCCTTCAGGTCGTGACCGGAGACGAGGATGGCCTTGCCCTTCACGTGCCCCAGGGGCACGGGGGTGGGCACCGGGTGACCGTAGGTGCCGGTGTTGGCGGCGTCCAGGAGCTCCATGGCCTTGAGGTTCGCCTCGCCGGTCTTGAGGGCCAGGCCAACCCAGTCTTGCAGCCCCAGGCTCTTGTCCGTGAGCTTTGCCAGGGTCTCGTGGAGGAAGGCGTAGACCCCGTCGTCCTCTTTGCCGAGCACGGCCGCGTGGTCGGCGTAAGCGGCCGTGCCGCGAATTCCGTAGAGGGTCGTCTCCTGGAGGCTCTTCACGTCGTCGTCGCGCTCCCAGTCGATGGGCAGGCGCACCTGCTCGCCCTGGGCCACGAGGCCCGCCAGATCTGACGCGGGCTGCAAGCTCGCGGCGGGATCGGCGAAGGTGACGCTGCCGCCCCTGGCCTTTACCTTCTCGGTCAGGGCCTTGCGGTGGGCCACCGTCTCGGCGATGAGGGCCTGGAAGCGGGCGGGGTCGAAGTCCACGTTGGTCAGGGTGGAGAAGATGGCCTGGGCGGTGAAGCGGTTCACGGCGGGGTCCACGACCCCCACCTTGCGCCCCGCCGTGGCCACCTGGGAGAGGCCCCGCACGGCGTAGGTGAGGAGATCCTGGAGCGCGGCCACCTCGGCGTTCTTCCCGCACACTCCGTGCTTGGTGCAGGCGGTTCCCTGAGCGGTCTGTTCACACTGGTTGCAGAACATGGCGTACCTCCCTTTCGAGTGGGGTGAAGGTTCCGGCGTCCGTGTCTCCGATGGGGGGGAGAGTAGGCGTTTCTCCGGCCCCGTCCCTTGAGCCAGGTCAAGGCTAGCCCGAAGAGGGAGGTTGTCCAGTGGCGCGGGCGACACGCGAGGTCGTGCCCGCTACGACTCGAGCCGGCCTCCCTTGCCGGAGCCGGGAAGCTCGCTACCCTGGTGGCACACCGAGGGAAAGGAGCGCACATGGGGACGACCACGGGGTGGAGGGTGGCGGTCGGCCTGGCCGTGGGTCTGGCCCTCGAGGCGGCGTGGATCCTGCCGTGTCGACCGGCAGCAGCCCAGGAAGCACCCCCGGGCGCGTCGGTCGCGCAGACCGTGGGGCCCGACCTGGCCGCGGCCTACGGGGTCGACCCGCGGGAGGCAGGCCTTTCCGGGGAGGCTCGGGAGGAGTTCGAGCGCCGGCGTTTCGAGGTCCAGTCGCGCGTCGTGCGCCTCGTCGCCGATCTGGACGTCTTGCGGCGGGAGCTGGCCCGCCTCCTCGACGACCGGCGCTTCGACCTCACGGCCGCACAGAAGAAGGTCGGGGAGATCTCCGTGGCCGAGTCCAGCCTGCGCTCGGCCCACGTGGAGCTCGCCCACGCCCTGGCGGGGGCCCTCACCGACGAGCAGTGGCGCCTCTTTCGCCGGCTCGCCGAAGGCGACGAGCCGCCCCCGGGCCCCGCGGCCCCGTCGCCGCACCGGGGCACGCCCGAACGGTGAGCCCCAGAACCCGTATCGGCGTTTGGTCTCCGGCTTTTCTCCATTCCGCGCGGCTCCCGGCCCCCAGGGCGATCGCGCATAAAACTCAGCTGGTACGCGGTCGTATGGCATAGTGCTTGCTGCAAGGGGGGCGTGTCATCGGCTCGCTAGAGCCGACCGGGCTATCTAGTGGGCAACCGCTTGAAAGGT
Proteins encoded:
- the hcp gene encoding hydroxylamine reductase; its protein translation is MFCNQCEQTAQGTACTKHGVCGKNAEVAALQDLLTYAVRGLSQVATAGRKVGVVDPAVNRFTAQAIFSTLTNVDFDPARFQALIAETVAHRKALTEKVKARGGSVTFADPAASLQPASDLAGLVAQGEQVRLPIDWERDDDVKSLQETTLYGIRGTAAYADHAAVLGKEDDGVYAFLHETLAKLTDKSLGLQDWVGLALKTGEANLKAMELLDAANTGTYGHPVPTPVPLGHVKGKAILVSGHDLKDLDDLLKQTEGKGITVYTHGEMLPCHGYPGLKKYKHFYGHYGTAWQNQRKEFPGFPGAILFTTNCIQEPQSDYADRVFTTGLVGWPGIKHVKNGAFGPVIEKALAMPGFASDEDKGSVLTGFGRNAVLGVADKVIGAVKSGAIKHFYLVGGCDGAKPGRNYYTEFVEKTPKDTVVLTLACGKFRFFDKKLGDIGGIPRLLDVGQCNDAYSAVQIAVALAGAFNCGVNDLPLSIICSWYEQKAVAILLTLLHLGIKGIRLGPSLPAFVTPNVLQVLVDNFDIKPISTPEADIRATLAA